In Myxocyprinus asiaticus isolate MX2 ecotype Aquarium Trade chromosome 3, UBuf_Myxa_2, whole genome shotgun sequence, the following proteins share a genomic window:
- the LOC127419411 gene encoding rhomboid domain-containing protein 3-like — MLDHLFSGWIWCASNRPGFCSGTFLISIFILSTWLSGIHASLSLGPGGEFPGFYDFIFYALSHEELTSFLYNIILLLWLGPCQERRWGTFVFLALSFLSTVLLPPIYALFLFVTGDEASRVSGYSATHLALFTAQCRQVKQRRVLRHVPVWFLPWFFLLLNLFLLPSAPGLLHFYAICLGLNYNKEFIDILQQFERRGGCACLTKWAYIPVTSHPHLPTYVSSLERPESCVEPSRMGHLPSVSRSQLEDHSHVLPWQHSVSEWHEESSLARDVHLLEEQMLKAGILASLQDAPEGADKVEVPKSSVSSLRLQQLEKMGFPTEKAVVALAATGQLDGAISLLIDDQIGEEAVVISKGKKSPSS; from the exons ATGCTCGATCATCTCTTTTCGGGATGGATTTGGTGTGCTTCCAACCGTCCAGGATTTTGTAGTGGTACATTTTTAATATCCATATTCATTTTGTCGACTTGGCTCTCTGGAATTCACGCCAGCCTAAGTTTAGGACCAGGCGGCGAATTCCCTGGATTTTATG ATTTCATCTTCTACGCCTTAAGTCATGAGGAGTTAACCTCTTTTCTCTACAACATCATCCTGCTGTTGTGGCTCGGACCCTGTCAGGAGAGAAGATGGGGCACCTTCGTCTTCCTCGCTCTCTCCTTCCTCTCAACTGTGCTTCTACCTCCCATTTATGCCCTCTTTCTCTTTGTCACCGGTGATGAAGCCAGCAGGGTCAGTGGATACTCAGCTACTCACCTGGCCCTGTTCACAGCTCAGTGTCGGCAGGTGAAGCAGAGGAGAGTCCTGCGTCATGTTCCTGTCTGGTTCTTGCCTTGGTTCTTCTTACTGCTCAACCTCTTCCTGCTTCCCAGTGCTCCAGGCCTGCTGCACTTTTATGCCATTTGCCTGGGACTCAACT ACAATAAAGAGTTCATTGATATATTGCAGCAGTTCGAAAGACGGGGGGGTTGTGCCTGCTTGACAAAATGGGCCTACATCCCTGTTACTTCTCATCCACACCTGCCAACTTACGTCAGCTCTTTAGAAAG ACCCGAGTCTTGTGTTGAGCCATCTCGGATGGGACACCTGCCATCAGTCAGTAGATCCCAGTTGGAAGATCATTCACATGTGCTGCCATGGCAGCATTCTGTGTCTGAGTGGCATGAGGAGTCTTCGTTGGCAAGAGATGTGCATTTGTTAGAGGAGCAGATGCTAAAGGCTGGGATATTAGCGTCACTACAAGATGCACCTGAGGGTGCGGATAAAGTTGAAGTACCCAAGTCCTCTGTATCCTCATTACG GTTGCAGCAGCTGGAGAAGATGGGTTTCCCTACAGAGAAAGCTGTTGTGGCTCTTGCTGCTACAGGGCAGCTGGATGGAGCTATTTCTCTACTTATTGATGATCAGATTGGGGAGGAGGCAGTGGTCATCTCTAAAGGGAAGAAGTCACCATCATCCTAG